The genomic segment aaaatatatcactcatcttttaagacagatgaatgatctgttcaacagatcacacaaatgttgtgacatcatctattgtaatatatgagtgatttgttagaacagttaaataatctgttacgataatacaaaataactcatctgttgagaaagatgaatggtttgtgcaaagATCACATATCTATTGCACTATATGAGAGATCtgtcagagcagttaactaacctacaGCAACGGTCGAGTAATCtcttgcgataatacaaaacatatcactcatctattgagaaagatgaatggtctgtgcaataggtcacacatctgttgcaacacatgagtgatctgttggaacagttatcaacggtcaatattatttagatttcttctaacacAGGGTCTTCTATCGCAGCAagtgaatgatcagttggaaaaatcaagtcttggacatttcctgtagaaaaagttgatgggattttatgcaacaggaggttcatctgttgcattagatcattaatctgatggttcttccattgcaccagatggttaattagttacatcagattttttatctgatgcttaatctattgcaacatatggtaaagttgttgcatcagatagttaatctgttgcatcagattattaatctgttgcatcagattattaatctgttgcatcagaattataatctgatggtttctctagtgcatcagatggttgatctggtgcatcatataataaatctgttgcatcagatggttaatatgttgcaccagatgggtaatctatcggaggaaacaaaaaacagtagcacgattttgtttaacaaaaaacaacaatttcaccatttttaccaagaacaagaacaaaacaaatcaaaccaaattgtcgttttgtttttataaacacaaacaataaaaaggcCATTTTAGACCGCATTTCAAGTTAGTGCAACAAatcttaaaattgttaaccaatactataagagaagttggctcaagttcctcgttttcttcaaaattaaaaaggccataaatttttacctgtgaaagagaAAAGGAACGATGGAGAATTCAAAGTTGTtatggccggagagcaaggctgtcacatcgattgaaggttgaagtccaaaagaaactcgaagcccaactatttgtagtcggatattgaagtcaccgaggattgaaatgagaattttgcagaatagttggttgggagagagttgagagaagctgtcgagagagggatgagagacgggttgattgaattgaagtggggaactcgaagcccaactatttatcgtcggaggtagaagtcgccgggggttgaagggagaaaagaaGGGAACTCGAaacccaactatttatcgccggaggtagaagtcgtcgggggttgaagggagaaattttgcagaactgttggttgggagagagttgagaaaagctggagagagaggagagagtggttgatttggattgaagaggggtgtgggttgggttgatttgtatttttgaaaagattagaaagttttgaaaatattaatcaagtccacaattaacttaatcaagttttctaatgatgtttgaccctatttgttggtcaatgtcaccaatccttcattgaagacttaaaagacacctttccttcaattttctcaatagaCATAACCCTATAATGTGTCCGTTTCTGTAATGTTGGCTCGTATAACTTCATATCATCGCATTAAGCAACGACTATGCAAGCGCATTTTTGAATCCTGATAGAAACAACCTTTCGTAAAATAAATGTAAAGTAAGACTAGATACTATAGACATTTATAATTCGATTTTTCTTCAGATGTTGTTAGAGGTTTCTACATCGAACTGCCTTTTCAAATTAggttgaataaaaaataatttgggaaaataaatgaaataaatcaaaaaaaaataaagcaaccTTTTGTAGAAATATGAAGTAAGCTACGTAGAATAGGTCTTTATTGTCCGATTTTTCTTCAGACTTCGTACATAATAAGAACTTTAATACACCGGACTATCTTTATAGATTTCAAGACAggttaaaccaataatcaaaaaaaaaattggtgaaatAAATAAAGGGCAAACAACATATATAAATTCCAATAATTTGGAGCTTAATCACAGAAAAATTTAAtatttgcataattactgaaatcccaattttgaatCTGCCGAGACatataattagctcccaatacatCCAATGATAATACATTTTCTCCTTTATAAATATGCATGATTAACTCCCGATATATTGTTTTCGatttggatctgtcgagatatataatacatccaacgaatattttttttcttaataaaaatacataattagcttccgatatataatttttttaatacaaatacataatataattttttttaatgttaaatcaatcgagatacataattaactttgatatattcaataataacacatattatattagttgtaatttttataattactttgttagagaaaaaatttatataaatataataagtagaaaaaatttatataaatataataagttaagatatatgtatatgctATTTTTCCAAACTTTAATGCATCATACTACCTACagattttaagataggttaaaccaaataaaatatatatgttttttttattaagaaaaaaagaaagcaaGGACCACAAtgtgaaaaatccaaaaaattataaaacccCCAAAGCATTAATTAAGCTTCTATAGTACTTTTAAGCACCATAatcacccccacccccacgcGACCCCCACCCCCCAACTCTCCTAAATCCAgttattgtatgtatatatatatatatatacacatagatACACATTTGATCGAGTTAATGAAGCCTCAATGCCTTTGAGAATTTgaacattttttcctttttttttttttgtatacaaAAATGGAGGAAGAATTGCAGAAGCGGTTTACTGATTGTGTCTATTTTTTAGCATCTCCTTTAACTTGCAAAAAGGTataattactctcattttttcatttatatttcttcgattttttttattttttacgtAACTGTTTGTGTTAATTTATGTTTCCGATTTATATGgcattttttttgttgtatgtAACTGTTGATGAATgcattttatattaattttctatatgtGTATTTGTTTAACTTGTTTATCTGAAATTCCAAGCTGGGTTCGAATTTGTGTAATGTATAATATTTTCTGTTGAATTTTTACAGTTATTTGCCTCATTTTTGtgtaatgtatgtatatatgtgtgtgtgtgtgtaggaCTCATTGGGTACGAGGGATAAGGGAGAACTAATCCCGAGATcaattttaggatgagtttattatcccatgtttggttgggatATTGTCGCGGGATAACTTAACCCGGAATTATTTATCCTCGTTTGGTTGGAGAACAAGTTATGGCGGGATAAGTTATCCTTAGGCTCCTTTCTTTGGGGGACAACTTATCCCGGAATTATTTATCCTTAAGGCTCATTTGGTTGGAGAACAAGTTATCACGGGATAAGTTATCCTTAAGGCAAATTTGGTTGGAGAACAGGGTATCCCGGTATAAGTTATCCTTAGGGCTCGTTTGGTTAGAGAACAAGGTATCCCGGAATAAGTTATCctctatgttgcttggactcttcaaaaatgtcagcgGGTGCGTGTCGGATTTTCCAAagctagtgtatttttggagaatctgacacgGGTGcagcatcgaaagtgaagagtcctcGCAACTTAGGTTATCCTTAGGGCTCGTTTGTTAGGGGAACAACTTATCCTGGAATTGTTTATTCTTAAAGGCTCGTTTGGTTGGAGAACAAGTTATCGCGGGGTAAGTTATCCTTAGTGCTCGTATGTTTGGGGAACAAGTTCTCCCGAGATAAGTCCAAACAAACATGggataaactcatcctaaaatcaATCTGAGGATTAGTTGTCTCTTATTCCTTTCCTCGTACTAAACGAGCCCTTAAGTGTTATTTTTATCGCACATTGAGGGTGGAGTAACAATCTTGGGATAGCTATAGGTAATACCCAAGATAATTGATTCGGGGATAACTTGTTTCTCAACCAAACAAGCCcttaaattaatttcttaaactttgtgtccgGCAAACAACTAGTATAAAATTGGAACGAACAGCGATTTAAATCTGTGAGTGTATGGATCCTGATGCACAGTTGGATGTGTTTCTGTTTGGATTAGGTTGCATTGATTTCTGAGATTTTGTTTTTACaatggaatggttaaatggtgaGATTATGCAAGAGGAATTCAATGGATTGGGGATTTGGGTGTTATTTTAAAGCTTTCTAGTAAATTGAGTTGATGATCCTATTGTGGTTCTCTGAAGTCGTGAATTCAGTTAGTCGTTTTCATTTAGTTTGCTGCATTGGCGCTTTTTCTTTGTTTAAGTTATTATTgtgttaacaacaacaacatgcccacTGAAATCCcgaagtgaggtctggggaggatagagcATACGCTGGCCTTACGCCCCTACCTTGTGGAGGTAGAGCTGTTTCCGGAGGACAAgttattattgtgtttaattGTTCTTTATCTATAGTTTTAGTTTTTAAGTTCAGGTCTAATAAATTATGGTTTAGAAATGATGGGATCACAACAATCAAGAGTAGTGGGCCTCAATACAATGAACATTTAGCGTTTTTGCTTAACTTGTGCCACCAGTATCGGTTATTTTAAATGTTTCTGTTACCTTTGCACTTGGGATTTGTCATATCAAGTATATTACCTGACTACCTGAGTTTTCTCTGACGTGAATAATTTTGTTCGTGTGCATCTTGTCTCATTATTTCAAGTACTGTTTCTAAGAATCTGATTTTGTGATATGAATTTTTGTTCCAGGGAATGGAATGTGAATATCGACATAGTGAGATAACTAGGCTCAACCCCAGGGATTGTTGGTTCTGGCTGGATGGAGGCTGTCTTAACCCAACATGTGCTTTTCGACATCCGGTAAGAACAAACCTGTCTGATTTGGACATGTTTTTACTGCAAAAATGCAACAAACTGAATATGCTTTTGTTTTGGCTTGAATATTTCTCTCAGAATACTGTTGTGTTGAGTTCAGATATGTTTTAAATGTCCCATCTGTCGAAATTTAACAATATTTGTGTTAGTCTATAGAATAGGACAATTACAACTTCTCTACCATCTGCTTAAGCTCTAGAATAGTAGAACCACCACGACCTAAAAAGTAGGAAAGTGCTTCTTTAACAGGTAGGTATCTCATTATTCTTTATCTCCTGTTCCCAAGAAAACGAGATATCATCTTGTTGAAGAAGCATTTGTCCTACCCTCATGAGTCGAGAAATATAGATCTTCACTAAAAATTACTGCCTCCTCAAGACCTTTGTCAACCAAGTAAATGAGATATCTTCTTGTTAAAGCAGTTTTCCTGTCATTACGAGTCCCAAAATATAGATCTCCACTTAACTGTACTGGCTACTCAAGACTTGTTTATGTCAGCCAAATCCATGGCAATCATTTCTCAGGGAAATTTAAGTTTTTAACAAGCCTAGAGCACAAATTCCAAATTTGGTGCAACATTCTTTTGGGGCAGCAAGGATATATGAAACCCCAGGGTCCTTCAAATGTGCAAATCACTGAATTGACTAACAATCACTGCAATTATCTGAAGGTGTATGTGTTCAACAATATCTCCTGTATTATATACTTGTTCTTAGTATCctcttcatatatatttttattcataagaAATTTCACATTTGAATATCATATATTCTAGCTAAATCTTAAAAAATTGGCGTTGACTTATCTATAATTGGATATTCTCTTTCAAAATGATTATCTTCAAACAAcactatcaaatatatatttaaagaTTTCTCAGAAAATTTATTTACAAGGACACAGCTAACTGAGGTATCCTACTTCTTAAGTTGCGGTGGTTCTACCTTTCTTGAGGTTAGATAGACTGTAGCAAGTGTAATTGTCCTATCTGTGATCTATCATGCAAGAAAGCTTAGGTTCGGTTACCCTAAGGTGTTCAATTAGCGGGTTCCTTGCTAATATTGCATTCACTTATGcaagtttacatacaacaacaacaacaaacccagtgtattcccacctagtggggtctgggggggtaagatgtacgcagtccatacctctacctctgatgaagtagaaaggctgtttccgaaagacccccggctcaaggcacgagataccacacaaacacatagtaaagcacagaagcagactTATGCAAGTTTACATGATCTTAAATAATTTAATGTCAAATTTCAGTTTGATTTGTCTTTCTGGGGTTTCCATATGTTGTACAATCTCGTTCGTGTAAATTTTACgtgaaattaaataatttgttCAGTATGCTTTTTTTACTTTTCCTCCACCtccacccttttttttttttctgttttcctAGTCCTTCCCTTGCCTAACGTTTGGGAGCCCTAATATTCCCTTTTGCATGAGTAATCAAATTGAGGCAATTGGTGCAAACCTTTTAAAGGAAATCTATATTTccttttttattggttttatgtCTTGAAATGACATTATTGTGAAGAACAGAGATCACTCATCAGGATTTTTCGTATGTAGCGCTTTCTGCTGAATGATTTTTCTTATGTAAAATATTTAAAGGAACAACAACTTTTCTTGCTTGTAAACTCTGAGGATATACCAACAGAATTTTTCAAAAACCTGCATTAGATCTAGGAAAGTGgttgcacccaagggtgtggcctagtggttcaatgaagttgggctgagcaccatgaggtctcaggtttaaTTCCCAATAGAGACAAACTCTagatgatttcttcccatctgctCTAGCCTTGGTGCACAGAGTTACttggtacctgttgctggtgggaggtggcaggtatcccgtggaattagtcgaggtacGGGCAAGCTtgcccggacaccacggttatagaaaataaatagatcTAGGAAAGTGGGTTTCAAGTACTTTGAGATTTAAAAAGATCACAACTGATCAGTTCAGAAGCATAATTTTAACTCCTAGAAATTCTCTGTTGAGGAAACTTTTGGTTCTGCTCTCTCATTCCCCTGAATAGCAACTCCTCGGTGACGGGTTTACGTCCTTGTTTCGCAAAAGCGTCCACTTTCTCAAGCCACAGTAAGATTCTGCAATATACCTTACTTTAAGTACGTAGTTTATACATACAAACACTAACTTATAACATTCCTTCTTCTTCTGTCTCTTGGCTGTAAGGTTTTCATGTGTCTATTGAGTATTGATTACAGTCCTTGTTGCAAGGTCCTTATCAAAGAGGCTATTGGGGCGGTGGAAGTTATATTGGGTGAAGTAAAAGTGGTGGGTGATCTCGCAGCTGGAGAGCATATATGcccaaaagacaaaaaaaaaggaCGATTTATGATTAACCTTGTATACTGCTAAAATGTGGCTTTTGAAGAATTTTACGCTTCTGGTTCCCTGCCTGTACTCTTTCATGTATCAGTAGAGACAATGCTTCTGAATGAATATGGACTCGTTTTGTTACGAAGCGTTTTTACTCTTGAGTGTGGATTTTTCTGATATAAATTTGGATTGAGTCGAGCCTCAATACGGATAGCAAACACTGGATGTGAAACAAAAGGAGAAGAGACAATGCTCCTTAATGGGAATTCCTACATTTACCTCAATCCGGATTCGTGGCAGAAAAATTCACGTTGAGATTAAAATGCTCCCGTACAAAAAAGAGGGATCATCTCTAGGTCACCTTACTTTAAGTGGGTAGTCTATAATACAAACTCTTACTTATAACATTCCTTCTCCTTCTGTCACTTGTCTGTAAGATTTTTGTGTTCAATTCTTCCATAAACGAATGTTACCAATCCTGTATACATTCATAAGATGCTAATAAGTAAGAAGTGCTCATTTTAATTCTTCTGGTCGAATAGGAACGAGGCTTTTGGGGGTATAAATGAGTTAAGTACCTGGAGACTGGTTAACAAGGAGGGATATCTTAGTTGAAACGACCGTCCACCTCCAACCATGATGTGTTGGGGATTCGAGTCACCAAGGGAGCAAAGTAGATAGGTCAGTGTTGGGTAGGGTGGTTTGGGAGGTGGATTTACGATACTCCAGCGAAACAATGAAAAGTACTTGGAGAGTGGTTGTTAGATCTTCCAGGCTCTGAAGATTTTTGTGTCTGGGTTCTCGTTGGTTTGGTCATTCCCTTGTATGACTTAATTTTATGGATTACTTAAGGACCTAGCAAACAAGAAATTAGATGCTTTAAAGCAAATATTGGTCTGACTTTTCCTTTTTTCTGAATCGACTTAAATTGCTTCTTGAACttgttattttaaattctttGGTCATGTTAAGTGCTAACTTTTCTCTGTCCATTTTCTCAGCCATTAGATAGCCATGCTGACACATCATCTGAACTGGCTCCGCGACCCAATAAATCTGCACTGCCTGTTAACAAGACAAATGCTCCCTGTTACTTCTATTTCAATACCTATTGCAAAAAAGGTGAAAGATGCTTATATCTGCACGGACCTGATGATGGTACAACTGCATGGAAATCCTCGAAAATAGCTTCTGGAGTCCCTGATGGACCAACAGCTGAGAAGAAGATATCTGCAGGAAGTGAAACTGGTCCTTCAGCAGTCGAAAAACATCCCGATTCTTCTGAAACAGGGCCCAAGGCAGCAGCACATGAATATATCAAGTCAAAAGTGGATCTCCATTTGATGACTAATAATGTTGGTGCGCTGAGTGCGTCTCATGAGACTTCGGGATCTCCTTCTGAAGAAGCTACTGCATTCGGGTTAGATTCTTTAGTCCCTGCTGAAGGCTTTATCCAAGGAGGATCCGATTTGTCGCCTAACCACAGCTCAGATGAAGAAGTGGATGACCTTGTGGAGAGAGAGGAGTGGTTGGAATCATCTCCTGGTTTTGATGTTCTTGTTGATGATAGAGTAGAAGGTTTGGGTCACGAAGAAGATCACAATTATATGCTGCACCATGATATGGAAGACAGGGAGCTTGATGAACGATTTGCTGGATATGATTTTGAGAACAACCTCGAGTATGATCCTGCATATCCAGATTTGAGAATTGCGACTGAGGAAGAACTAGATGATTCTTATTATAACATTGAGAATCATGAAATAAATGAATATGTCAGAGAAATCACTATCCCTGCTCATGGAAGACAGAGTGTTGTATCGCGTAAAAGAGAGTTGCGTAGAGAACTGGCTTTTTGTGGAAGAGGCAATGTTGACCTCCGGGACACTCTGAAGAGGCGACGAGTCAATGAAAGTGATCCTTCAAATCACTCATTTAGAAGGTTAGCCCTATCTAGGTCGAGTGCCCGTGAGCAAGACAGAGACAAGCATCGCCCACAAGGTCTCCCGTGGATGCCTCAAAGACTGGCTTCAAAAGTGGAGAGAAACTCTTCTTTCTCCCCTCACTTTTTGGACCGAACTCTTCCAGACACTGCCAATCGGCTGAGAAGGTTGAGACAATCTCAAGGAAGCAGTTACAGACAGCAGCATTTCAAGGACAGGAGACGGGGTCGGCCACGGCTTTTTGCAAATGAACCCCCTAGGAGGATGGCTACTAGGAAGAGAATGACTGAAGTTCCAAAGATGTTTAGTGCACCCAAGACTCTAGCTCAGATTAGAGAAGAAAAGCAGAGAGGAAGAGAAGATGGAAATTCTTTCGAGGGGACCGGTCCTTCTGGAGGCAGTGAAAGAGAAGATTTTTCAGGTCCAAAACCTCTCAGTGAAATTCTCAAAGACAAAAGAAGGCTGGGTTCAGTAGTGAGCGTGGGCAATTAGTAGAATTTAAAGGGTTTTGATGAAAACTTGGTTTTGAAAAAGCAAGCTTTACTCTAAGCTTGGTGCAAAGTTTTGTTAAAAGGGATGTGAACATGTACAATTTTCTGGATTAGCATTTGAAACTTTACAAATTTTGAAACAGTTTAAAGTCATGGATATGTCGTAGAAAAGATTGTGCAATTGAATGTTACAGGAACATTGAAAAGTAgcctttttttttaacttggaAAAGGCATGCTGCATTCTCTGGTTAATCTCTTTCAGTAGATAGACATTActacttgagccgagggtctatcaagAACACCCTCTCTACCTTTCAAGGTTGCACAGGGGCGGAGCCACTTTTAGCTCGTGGGTTCATCCGAACTTCCTTCGATGggaaattatattatttatacatattaaaatTATCTTCTATGTATATGTAGTTGACGTTGAACCCCTTTGGCTTGTTCATATGTTTACTTTTGAAACCCTTAGTAAAAATCCACTGAGGTTGCATATATACTATCCTCGTCATATTTCACTCGTGGGATTGCATTGGGTTCGGTGTTGTAATAGATAGACATTACTCCTTGAATCGACCAGGGTCTATCGaagcaacctctctacttctcaaGGTAGGGTTAAGGTTTACATATATACTATCCTTTCTGGACTTCACTTGTGAAATTTCATTgggtattttgattttgatgtattcGATAGACATACTATGGAATTGTTAAGAAATCTTTCTGTGAAACTATTGTATTCTATATCTACTCTTTACCAATTGTCAACTTGATCACGTCATCATTGAGATTCATCTCAATTCGAATTAATATTTGGATATAGATACAGTATtacctctctttcttcttttaaaCAAAAGAACGATTAAAGGTTTTttataggaaaaataacataaacatacacttcaattatcatatttacacaaaattTCCATCCTTACAATTGTAATTACAAattctcaactaattatgtatcttcttTGGATGTATCagcaactaattatgtatctggacagattcaaaataaaaaaaatgtatcgaaagttaattatgtatctttacaaaaaaGAATGTATCTCCGTTgcatgtatcgggagctaattatgtatctcgacagatccacaatcaaatatgaaagaaaagacaAAGAAATGCTAGAATATCGAATTCATTTTCTTTGGATCTAAGCTGAATCTTGTAGGGTTACCATTATCCTTTTTGTAGTAACGAATCGTGTACGTGTTCCTACGAAAAgggatttgtttattttttggggtcTCAAAGGGGCGTGGAAACACATAAGAACTCTTGAATGGAAAAGAGAGATGTAACTCCAGTTCGTTCCTTCGAAATTGGTAGTCCATCCTATTTCCAATAGGGCAGTTGACAATTGAATCCAATTTTGATCATTATTTTCATATCCGTAAGAGTGTAAAAAGAAGGCTCcgctccaagttgttcaagaataatGGTGTTGAGTTTCTCGACCAGCTTTTTCTTTGAAAACGGAGACTGTTCCTTCCTCCAGCATTGACTTTCTTCTTACATTACTCCTTGAACCGAGGGTTTACCGAAGCAACCTCTCTGCCAGGGCCGGCTTCAAGGTGAAGCCATCGAAGCAAGCGATTGGAggcctcattttttttaaaagcattatacgtttgtagttttttttagatatttttctttagaaaatatcaaatatttcttaatattttcttcaccacattttaatttctcttaaactcaaataaaaatatcactttagaaattcaagattaaagttgacaatacattaaaaaaatttctttaatacTCTCAAATCTAAAAAGAACATCTAATAAATAGAGGTAACTCAGAAAACCATactttctatttattattttgattaatggGGAGAAAAGAATCAAAGCAACAATTACAATTGAatcaaaaaagttgaaaaataagatGTGTTTCGGTCAAATAAAaagattttactattttatgaatgcatatttttcttaatcctatgtaattgtcttagctaaaagaagttttttaaaaagaaaatttcaaaaatattacttaagcttagaaaaaatatttcaagagaTATTAAATGAATTAAGCAtactattaattgaaaaggaattttTTCGAATAAATCAATTACAAAAcagttttatttataattttacacCTTAAAAAgctataaatatagattttgtaaaaagaaaaattcaaagcctcatttaaaaattttattttaggccACCAATTATGTTGAGCCGCCCCTGCTCTCTGCTTATCAAGGTAGGGTTAAGGTCTGCATATTCACTATCCTCCTCATATTTTGCTCGTGGAATTACATCGGGCATGTTGTTGCAGTAGGTCTGCATTATTGCATATACATACTATCCTCCTCATACTTTGCTCATGgaattacattgggtatgttgttgcagTAGGTCTGCATATACATTATCTTCCTCATACTTCGCTCGTAAAATTTCATTGAATATGTTGATGTTGCAGTAGATAAACATTACTATGGAGTTATTAAGTAATCATTCTGTGAAATTATTGTATTCTATATCTACTTGCCTTACCAATTGTCAACTTGATCATCTCATTATTGGGATTCATCTCAATTCTAATTAATATTTGGATATAGATACTATATTacttctctttcttctcctttcaaacaaaaagataataataaaggTTTCTAGCATGAATAGTGTTTAGGTCTAACCATCATGAATAGTGTTTCttccttaaccagaggtctcaGGTTCGAACCGTGGGTATGAAAAAATCCTTAGTAGGGAGCGCTACCCTCGAATGGTGTCCTACTCGGCGCGAATCCGCATTAGTTGAACTCCAATATgggtaccggacaccggatgggaaataaaaaaaaaagtgtttagGTCTAATTTCTATTAGTTTGGTTGAATTAGTCAAACTGACTACAATCGTTAAACCCAGAAAATTATACAACgaaaaataatatgttaagaagatTCATTGGATTCATAGGTTAaacattatattattttaaagaatTGGCGTAGTTACGTAATATTTGAGACAtcccaaaataacaaaatcaattaCTTTGAAATGATCTGGAAGATTTAGAATAAATAATCATTGTATTTGCTAATGGGTAGTGACATTTTAGTACTTAATGAAATTTTTCCATGAAAGCTGATTTTATATTCAAAGATGGCTGCTACTTTTATACTCTTAATTTTGActcatcaattaatttttttacttcctCAAAATTGGTTTAATTTACTACCTTCATATCCAACATATTGTCCTTTTTGGC from the Capsicum annuum cultivar UCD-10X-F1 chromosome 9, UCD10Xv1.1, whole genome shotgun sequence genome contains:
- the LOC107848365 gene encoding zinc finger CCCH domain-containing protein 34; this encodes MEEELQKRFTDCVYFLASPLTCKKGMECEYRHSEITRLNPRDCWFWLDGGCLNPTCAFRHPPLDSHADTSSELAPRPNKSALPVNKTNAPCYFYFNTYCKKGERCLYLHGPDDGTTAWKSSKIASGVPDGPTAEKKISAGSETGPSAVEKHPDSSETGPKAAAHEYIKSKVDLHLMTNNVGALSASHETSGSPSEEATAFGLDSLVPAEGFIQGGSDLSPNHSSDEEVDDLVEREEWLESSPGFDVLVDDRVEGLGHEEDHNYMLHHDMEDRELDERFAGYDFENNLEYDPAYPDLRIATEEELDDSYYNIENHEINEYVREITIPAHGRQSVVSRKRELRRELAFCGRGNVDLRDTLKRRRVNESDPSNHSFRRLALSRSSAREQDRDKHRPQGLPWMPQRLASKVERNSSFSPHFLDRTLPDTANRLRRLRQSQGSSYRQQHFKDRRRGRPRLFANEPPRRMATRKRMTEVPKMFSAPKTLAQIREEKQRGREDGNSFEGTGPSGGSEREDFSGPKPLSEILKDKRRLGSVVSVGN